CGACCATAACCTGCACGTGGTGGGGTATTCGGAGCCGGTGGATCGGTGGGTGAGCCGCGAGGAGTTGGAGAGGCATCTTTATTCGCTCGAATCCCAGCCCGATGCGATCCCTTATGTGACCTCGTTTTATGAGCGGCGCTGGGGGTTCTGCCTCACCCATCGTCAGCGCGAGGCGCTGGGGGAGGGGCCCTTTCATGTGGTGATCGACAGCACATTGCAGCCGGGGAGTCTGACCTACGGGGAGCTCTTGATTGAGGGGGAGTCGCGGCGAGAGGTGCTGCTCTCGACCTATGTGTGCCATCCCTCCATGGCGAATAATGAGATCTCGGGGCCCGTCGTGACGGCGGCGCTGGCCAGGTGGCTGCTCTCGGAGCGACGGCAGTTGAGCTATCGGATCGTGTTTTTGCCCGAGACGATAGGCTCAATTGTGTATTTGAGTCGGCATGCCGAAGAGATGCGAAGGCGAACGATCGCGGGCTTTGTGGTGACGTGTGTGGGCGATGAGCGCACCTATTCGTATCTTCCCAGCCGTCGGGGAGATACGCTGGCCGACCGGGTCGCGCGGCATGTGCTCAAGCATCATACCGGTCATTATGACGCCTACAGTTTTCTGGATCGGGGAAGCGATGAGCGTCAGTACGGCGCGGTGGGTATCGATCTTCCCGTGGCGTTGATGATGCGCTCGAAGTTCCATACCTACCCGGAGTACCACACGTCTCTCGACGACCTTTCGATGATCTCCGCGAAGGGGCTGGAGGGAGCCTACCAGGCGCACAGGCGCGCGCTGGAGGTGCTGGAGCATAACGCGCGCTGGCGAACTACGGTGATGTGCGAGCCGCAGCTTGGCAGGCGCGGGTTGCACCCGACGTTGAGCACGCGGGATGGGTGTCGGCGAGACCTCCGGGTCAAAGCGATGCGCAACCTTTTGGCCTATGCCGACGGAAGCCTCGATCTGGTGGGGCTGGCCGAGGCGGTGGAGTTGCCGGCGTGGGAGTGCATGCCGCTTTTGACGACCCTGGAGCGGGAGGGGTTGGTGGTCAGGGTATGTGA
This genomic interval from Lujinxingia sediminis contains the following:
- a CDS encoding DUF4910 domain-containing protein, with product MYQWARELFPLCRSLTGEGTRQTLRYLQKMLPGMRLVEVPSGTRAFDWEVPPEWNIRGGTIADAQGRVLVDFADHNLHVVGYSEPVDRWVSREELERHLYSLESQPDAIPYVTSFYERRWGFCLTHRQREALGEGPFHVVIDSTLQPGSLTYGELLIEGESRREVLLSTYVCHPSMANNEISGPVVTAALARWLLSERRQLSYRIVFLPETIGSIVYLSRHAEEMRRRTIAGFVVTCVGDERTYSYLPSRRGDTLADRVARHVLKHHTGHYDAYSFLDRGSDERQYGAVGIDLPVALMMRSKFHTYPEYHTSLDDLSMISAKGLEGAYQAHRRALEVLEHNARWRTTVMCEPQLGRRGLHPTLSTRDGCRRDLRVKAMRNLLAYADGSLDLVGLAEAVELPAWECMPLLTTLEREGLVVRVCEGDGAGEQGREAFGE